In the genome of Xenopus laevis strain J_2021 chromosome 1S, Xenopus_laevis_v10.1, whole genome shotgun sequence, one region contains:
- the LOC108706470 gene encoding rho-related BTB domain-containing protein 2 isoform X2, with amino-acid sequence MDIDLDYERPNVETIKCVVVGDNAVGKTRLICARACNATLTQYQLLATHVPTVWAIDQYRMCQEVLERSRDVVDEVSVSLRLWDTFGDHHKDRRFAYGRSDVVVLCFSTANPYSLRHVKSMWYPEIKHFCPRTPVILVGCQLDLRYADLDAVNRARRPLAKPIKPSDILCPEAGHEVAKELGIPYYETSVVAQFGIKDVFDNAIRAALISRRHLQFWKSHLKKVQRPLLQAPFLPPKPPPPIFNTVDTPGSRGRGPDALFRSPHCADVVFQLDDGQRVFAHKVYLATACSKFYDLFSLELSPFGAKRAGSRTHYEDPQRTTEADKQSMSLEVDQETSNNLLAGRASWPEHVPGKGRNGGCMHLGWGRSLSEWGRGFTSVRVGMIEDPLTQRERLMTVVEMEEQIQTEPLRVVLEYLYTGNLDQNRADLMQVANIAEALEVFDLRMMISNLMNKEGFMNQEITKAFHVRRANRIKECLSRGVFSDILFKVDDGTVHAHKPLLIANCDWMVALFCGSFRESFAQEVSLPGTSCSCLHTVLEYLYLGNFCLAPALDSVELLVLSNRLCLPHLQALTEQHAVDELLASYVQGEDIDGQVLHYLEMAQLHNAKQLADWCLHYICTNYNSVCRKFPREMKYMNPENKSHFERHRWPPVWYLKEEDRYLRCKREREKEEELIRKQNSKSKWCFWVSSASSPVP; translated from the exons ATGGATATTGATCTGGATTATGAGAGGCCGAATGTTGAGACCATTAAGTGCGTTGTGGTGGGAGATAATGCTGTGGGCAAGACTCGCCTTATCTGTGCCAGGGCTTGCAATGCAACACTCACTCAGTACCAGCTTCTTGCCACCCATGTGCCAACCGTCTGGGCCATTGACCAGTACCGCATGTGCCAAGAG GTCCTGGAACGCTCTCGGGATGTGGTCGATGAAGTCAGCGTGTCTCTTCGGCTTTGGGACACATTCGGAGACCACCACAAGGACCGGCGATTTGCTTACGGCAG GTCAGATGTGGTAGTGCTGTGTTTCTCCACTGCCAACCCCTACTCCTTGCGCCATGTCAAGAGCATGTGGTACCCCGAGATCAAGCACTTCTGCCCTCGCACCCCAGTTATTTTGGTCGGCTGCCAGTTGGACCTGCGATACGCTGATCTGGACGCAGTCAATCGTGCCCGCCGCCCCCTGGCAAA GCCAATCAAACCAAGTGATATCCTTTGCCCAGAAGCAGGGCATGAGGTGGCAAAGGAGCTGGGGATCCCGTATTACGAGACCAGTGTAGTGGCACAATTTGGCATCAAGGACGTGTTTGACAATGCCATCAGGGCTGCTCTCATCTCAAGGAGGCACCTACAGTTTTGGAAGTCCCATTTAAAAAAGGTGCAGAGACCTCTGCTTCAAGCCCCTTTCCTGCCCCCAAAGCCTCCACCCCCCATCTTTAATACGGTGGACACCCCCGGGAGCAGAGGGCGGGGTCCAGATGCCCTGTTCCGTAGCCCTCATTGTGCCGATGTGGTGTTCCAACTCGACGATGGTCAGAGGGTATTTGCACACAAGGTCTACCTGGCAACTGCCTGCTCCAAATTCTATGACCTCTTCTCTCTGGAGCTGAGCCCATTTGGAGCAAAGAGAGCCGGGAGCAGGACTCACTATGAGGACCCTCAAAGGACAACTGAGGCAGATAAACAGAGCATGAGCCTTGAGGTGGACCAAGAGACCTCTAATAATTTACTGGCTGGGAGGGCTTCCTGGCCTGAGCATGTACCTGGGAAGGGTAGGAATGGAGGTTGCATGCATTTGGGGTGGGGGCGGAGCTTAAGTGAGTGGGGCAGAGGGTTTACCAGTGTGCGGGTAGGCATGATAGAAGATCCTCTGACCCAGAGGGAGAGACTAATGACAGTGGTGGAGATGGAGGAGCAGATCCAAACAGAGCCACTCAGAGTGGTGTTGGAGTACCTCTATACGGGCAACTTGGATCAAAACCGGGCCGATCTCATGCAGGTGGCAAATATAGCCGAGGCGCTGGAGGTCTTTGACCTGCGCATGATGATTTCCAACCTGATGAACAAGGAAGGGTTCATGAACCAGGAGATTACCAAAGCCTTCCATGTGCGCAGAGCCAATCGCATTAAGGAATGTCTCAGCAGGGGGGTCTTCTCAG ATATTCTGTTTAAAGTAGACGATGGGACAGTCCATGCCCACAAGCCCTTACTGATCGCAAACTGTGACTGGATGGTTGCTCTATTCTGTGGTTCCTTCCGGGAGAGCTTTGCCCAGGAG GTCTCCCTTCCTGGCACCTCATGTAGCTGCCTTCATACCGTCCTGGAATACTTGTACCTTGGCAATTTCTGCCTGGCACCTGCCTTGGATTCTGTGGAGCTTCTGGTACTTTCCAACCGTCTGTGcctcccccacctgcaagccctgaCTG AGCAACATGCGGTGGATGAGCTCCTGGCCTCCTACGTACAAGGGGAGGATATAGATGGGCAAGTCCTGCATTACCTGGAGATGGCACAG CTCCACAATGCCAAGCAGCTGGCTGACTGGTGCCTTCACTACATCTGCACCAACTACAACTCTGTGTGCCGCAAATTCCCTCGGGAGATGAAGTACATGAACCCAG AGAATAAGAGTCACTTTGAGCGTCACCGATGGCCCCCCGTTTGGTACCTTAAGGAGGAAGACCGCTATCTGCGATGTAAGCGGGAACGCGAGAAAGAGGAGGAGCTTATTCGCAAGCAGAACAGCAAAAGCAAATGGTGCTTCTGGGTCTCCTCAGCCTCTTCACCAGTGCCCTGA
- the LOC108706469 gene encoding drebrin isoform X3, which produces MPTPPDLESHHLSLVTAQQDVLSPRSSTDWAVFAYEKRWDLKLLDSGAGGLEELTKKLNVQSILYGLCRVSDPNSQKQRVILIHWVGENVGESQREISRGHIPAIRKFFREASVFLCARRLEDLTADVVAQALGQEVPPGVTFPRPRHPGSNELVGTNYRKTNPAIEMRFSKREAFWQRSEKEEERRKEKERQRLLEEKIALEKLRVERERLEEEQRERRIQEKERLVEEQRKEQARLEVEQRKKEKDRWMQQQKEHEEEMKGRFKRSQSIEMAA; this is translated from the exons ATGCCGACCCCCCCGGACTTGGAGTCGCACCACTTGTCTCTTGTCACTGCCCAACAGGACGTGCTGAGCCCCCGCAGCTCCACCGACTG GGCTGTGTTTGCTTATGAGAAGCGCTGGGACCTGAAGCTGCTCGACTCTGGAG CTGGGGGGCTGGAGGAGCTCACTAAGAAGCTGAATGTTCAATCCATTCTCTATGGCCTGTGCCGAGTGTCAGATCCCAATAGCCAGAAGCAGCGGGTGATTCTCATACACTGG GTCGGTGAGAATGTGGGGGAGTCACAGAGAGAAATCAGCCGCGGGCACATTCCCGCCATCAGGAAATTCTTCCGG GAGGCGTCTGTGTTCCTCTGTGCCCGGCGGCTGGAAGATCTCACTGCTGATGTGGTGGCACAGGCTCTGGGTCAGGAGGTGCCCCCGGGTGTAACATTCCCGAGACCCAGACACCCAGGCTCAAATGAACTGGTG GggacaaattacaggaagaccaacCCAGCTATCGAGATGCGATTCAGCAAGCGGGAGGCATTCTGGCAGCGCTCGGAG AAGGAGGAGGAGCGACGCAAGGAGAAGGAGAGGCAGCGGCTTCTAGAGGAGAAAATTGCTCTGGAGAAGCTgcgtgtggagagagagagactggaggAGGAGCAACGAGAGCGCAGGATCCAAGAGAAAGAGAGACTGGTAGAAGAGCAGAG GAAGGAGCAGGCACGTTTGGAAGTGGAGCAGCGCAAGAAGGAGAAAGATCGCTGG ATGCAGCAGCAGAAGGAGCATGAAGAAGAAATGAAAGGGAGGTTCAAGCGCAGTCAGTCCATTGAAATGGCAGCT
- the LOC108706470 gene encoding rho-related BTB domain-containing protein 2 isoform X1, giving the protein MDIDLDYERPNVETIKCVVVGDNAVGKTRLICARACNATLTQYQLLATHVPTVWAIDQYRMCQEVLERSRDVVDEVSVSLRLWDTFGDHHKDRRFAYGRSDVVVLCFSTANPYSLRHVKSMWYPEIKHFCPRTPVILVGCQLDLRYADLDAVNRARRPLAKPIKPSDILCPEAGHEVAKELGIPYYETSVVAQFGIKDVFDNAIRAALISRRHLQFWKSHLKKVQRPLLQAPFLPPKPPPPIFNTVDTPGSRGRGPDALFRSPHCADVVFQLDDGQRVFAHKVYLATACSKFYDLFSLELSPFGAKRAGSRTHYEDPQRTTEADKQSMSLEVDQETSNNLLAGRASWPEHVPGKGRNGGCMHLGWGRSLSEWGRGFTSVRVGMIEDPLTQRERLMTVVEMEEQIQTEPLRVVLEYLYTGNLDQNRADLMQVANIAEALEVFDLRMMISNLMNKEGFMNQEITKAFHVRRANRIKECLSRGVFSDILFKVDDGTVHAHKPLLIANCDWMVALFCGSFRESFAQEVSLPGTSCSCLHTVLEYLYLGNFCLAPALDSVELLVLSNRLCLPHLQALTEQHAVDELLASYVQGEDIDGQVLHYLEMAQVRLLCLAWGETLHNAKQLADWCLHYICTNYNSVCRKFPREMKYMNPENKSHFERHRWPPVWYLKEEDRYLRCKREREKEEELIRKQNSKSKWCFWVSSASSPVP; this is encoded by the exons ATGGATATTGATCTGGATTATGAGAGGCCGAATGTTGAGACCATTAAGTGCGTTGTGGTGGGAGATAATGCTGTGGGCAAGACTCGCCTTATCTGTGCCAGGGCTTGCAATGCAACACTCACTCAGTACCAGCTTCTTGCCACCCATGTGCCAACCGTCTGGGCCATTGACCAGTACCGCATGTGCCAAGAG GTCCTGGAACGCTCTCGGGATGTGGTCGATGAAGTCAGCGTGTCTCTTCGGCTTTGGGACACATTCGGAGACCACCACAAGGACCGGCGATTTGCTTACGGCAG GTCAGATGTGGTAGTGCTGTGTTTCTCCACTGCCAACCCCTACTCCTTGCGCCATGTCAAGAGCATGTGGTACCCCGAGATCAAGCACTTCTGCCCTCGCACCCCAGTTATTTTGGTCGGCTGCCAGTTGGACCTGCGATACGCTGATCTGGACGCAGTCAATCGTGCCCGCCGCCCCCTGGCAAA GCCAATCAAACCAAGTGATATCCTTTGCCCAGAAGCAGGGCATGAGGTGGCAAAGGAGCTGGGGATCCCGTATTACGAGACCAGTGTAGTGGCACAATTTGGCATCAAGGACGTGTTTGACAATGCCATCAGGGCTGCTCTCATCTCAAGGAGGCACCTACAGTTTTGGAAGTCCCATTTAAAAAAGGTGCAGAGACCTCTGCTTCAAGCCCCTTTCCTGCCCCCAAAGCCTCCACCCCCCATCTTTAATACGGTGGACACCCCCGGGAGCAGAGGGCGGGGTCCAGATGCCCTGTTCCGTAGCCCTCATTGTGCCGATGTGGTGTTCCAACTCGACGATGGTCAGAGGGTATTTGCACACAAGGTCTACCTGGCAACTGCCTGCTCCAAATTCTATGACCTCTTCTCTCTGGAGCTGAGCCCATTTGGAGCAAAGAGAGCCGGGAGCAGGACTCACTATGAGGACCCTCAAAGGACAACTGAGGCAGATAAACAGAGCATGAGCCTTGAGGTGGACCAAGAGACCTCTAATAATTTACTGGCTGGGAGGGCTTCCTGGCCTGAGCATGTACCTGGGAAGGGTAGGAATGGAGGTTGCATGCATTTGGGGTGGGGGCGGAGCTTAAGTGAGTGGGGCAGAGGGTTTACCAGTGTGCGGGTAGGCATGATAGAAGATCCTCTGACCCAGAGGGAGAGACTAATGACAGTGGTGGAGATGGAGGAGCAGATCCAAACAGAGCCACTCAGAGTGGTGTTGGAGTACCTCTATACGGGCAACTTGGATCAAAACCGGGCCGATCTCATGCAGGTGGCAAATATAGCCGAGGCGCTGGAGGTCTTTGACCTGCGCATGATGATTTCCAACCTGATGAACAAGGAAGGGTTCATGAACCAGGAGATTACCAAAGCCTTCCATGTGCGCAGAGCCAATCGCATTAAGGAATGTCTCAGCAGGGGGGTCTTCTCAG ATATTCTGTTTAAAGTAGACGATGGGACAGTCCATGCCCACAAGCCCTTACTGATCGCAAACTGTGACTGGATGGTTGCTCTATTCTGTGGTTCCTTCCGGGAGAGCTTTGCCCAGGAG GTCTCCCTTCCTGGCACCTCATGTAGCTGCCTTCATACCGTCCTGGAATACTTGTACCTTGGCAATTTCTGCCTGGCACCTGCCTTGGATTCTGTGGAGCTTCTGGTACTTTCCAACCGTCTGTGcctcccccacctgcaagccctgaCTG AGCAACATGCGGTGGATGAGCTCCTGGCCTCCTACGTACAAGGGGAGGATATAGATGGGCAAGTCCTGCATTACCTGGAGATGGCACAGGTCAGACTTCTCTGCTTGGCTTGGGGTGAAACT CTCCACAATGCCAAGCAGCTGGCTGACTGGTGCCTTCACTACATCTGCACCAACTACAACTCTGTGTGCCGCAAATTCCCTCGGGAGATGAAGTACATGAACCCAG AGAATAAGAGTCACTTTGAGCGTCACCGATGGCCCCCCGTTTGGTACCTTAAGGAGGAAGACCGCTATCTGCGATGTAAGCGGGAACGCGAGAAAGAGGAGGAGCTTATTCGCAAGCAGAACAGCAAAAGCAAATGGTGCTTCTGGGTCTCCTCAGCCTCTTCACCAGTGCCCTGA